A portion of the Streptomyces sp. NBC_00376 genome contains these proteins:
- a CDS encoding poly(A) polymerase: MRTSEEIYHRVRWDSRFDPARFVMGVAQRGTVPKRVPLPRFTPGGDIPWHRVLFFEADGEVVWDRSSGVDRIDATEAGRVRAPRRLPSPYFVSRTPHAFSAPEAAWTPVPEDAPAPGPASGPLTLLTWNTLWDRYDSDRIDTARRRPLLLDALRAADADVIALQEAEPALLAMLLAAPWVRDGYTFWADPAGRDVADCGLLLLSRVPVREAGLHVLGPHKAVAAVVVDGSDGPVTVAVTHLSSDHSADGAGRRDAELADLATGLAAVEGDVALLGDFNDGGDTPQDRLGMADAWSRVHGADDRTPTFDPSVNPLAAVSSLSGRASRLDRVLVRSERLRPASAVLLGDVPAPDGLYVSDHFGVRVELAAGAAEEVRADAAEEAWEDAAEEACAADVVRRVAAALPGGAVHLAGSRRMGCALPGADVDLVAALPGAVDLPGVRERLTVALPDAVGLREVTGARVPGLRFALGGLNVDMVTVATGALDPAEAVAGRAGLGEAAATALSAVSDADAVLAAADPHRAAFVGLAREVKAWARARGLDSAPCGGLPGLAWSVLAARTAHESGDLPPLPLLRHFFASWATWDWERPVGPATAPDTGGLPVTVLTPTAPVRSCTAQVSPAGRDLLTEELFRAWEILESADDTGPVPHALLRTPPPLHTQHTAWALASVRPGPDEGRLRGRLLSLAAALAGAGAPDSRIWPRPLTADGLVGYAIGLGATPPDGHRLAEIRTEILRGIPDASLTRVEISGLRSAGDPAFAL, translated from the coding sequence ATGCGTACCAGCGAGGAGATCTACCACCGGGTCCGCTGGGACTCCCGGTTCGACCCGGCGCGCTTCGTGATGGGCGTGGCGCAGCGCGGGACCGTGCCCAAGCGGGTGCCGCTGCCCCGCTTCACGCCCGGCGGGGACATCCCCTGGCACCGGGTGCTGTTCTTCGAGGCGGACGGCGAGGTGGTGTGGGACCGGTCCTCGGGCGTGGACCGGATCGACGCGACGGAGGCCGGGCGGGTGCGCGCCCCGCGCCGGCTGCCGTCCCCGTACTTCGTCTCCCGCACCCCGCACGCGTTCTCCGCGCCGGAGGCGGCCTGGACGCCCGTGCCCGAGGACGCTCCGGCGCCCGGGCCGGCCTCCGGTCCCCTGACGCTGCTGACCTGGAACACCCTCTGGGACCGCTACGACAGCGACCGCATCGACACCGCCCGGCGCCGGCCGCTCCTGCTCGACGCGCTGCGCGCCGCGGACGCCGATGTCATCGCCCTCCAGGAGGCCGAACCGGCCCTGCTCGCCATGCTGCTGGCGGCGCCCTGGGTCCGCGACGGCTACACGTTCTGGGCCGATCCGGCGGGCCGGGACGTCGCCGACTGCGGTCTGCTGCTGCTCAGCAGGGTGCCGGTGCGCGAGGCGGGCCTGCATGTACTCGGCCCGCACAAGGCGGTCGCGGCGGTCGTGGTGGACGGGTCGGACGGGCCGGTCACGGTCGCGGTGACCCATCTCAGCAGCGACCACTCGGCCGACGGTGCCGGCCGACGCGATGCCGAACTGGCCGATCTGGCAACGGGGTTGGCGGCGGTCGAGGGCGATGTGGCGCTGCTCGGCGACTTCAACGACGGCGGGGACACCCCGCAGGACCGCTTGGGGATGGCGGACGCCTGGAGCCGGGTGCACGGCGCGGACGACCGGACGCCCACCTTCGACCCGTCGGTCAACCCGCTGGCGGCGGTCTCCTCCCTGTCCGGGCGGGCGTCCCGGCTGGACAGGGTCCTGGTCCGCTCGGAGCGGCTGCGCCCCGCCTCTGCGGTGCTGCTGGGCGATGTCCCCGCACCGGACGGGCTGTACGTCTCGGACCACTTCGGGGTACGCGTGGAGCTGGCCGCCGGGGCGGCGGAAGAGGTCCGCGCGGACGCGGCGGAGGAGGCTTGGGAGGACGCTGCGGAGGAGGCCTGCGCGGCCGATGTCGTGCGCCGGGTGGCCGCCGCCCTGCCCGGAGGCGCTGTCCACCTGGCCGGCTCCCGGCGGATGGGCTGTGCGCTGCCCGGCGCGGACGTGGACCTGGTCGCGGCGCTGCCGGGCGCGGTGGATCTGCCGGGGGTACGGGAGCGGCTGACCGTTGCCCTGCCGGACGCCGTCGGCCTGCGCGAGGTGACCGGCGCCCGCGTACCGGGTCTGCGCTTCGCCCTCGGCGGCCTGAACGTGGACATGGTGACCGTGGCGACGGGGGCGCTCGACCCGGCCGAGGCGGTGGCCGGGCGCGCCGGGCTGGGCGAGGCGGCGGCCACGGCGCTCAGCGCGGTGAGCGACGCGGACGCGGTGCTCGCGGCGGCGGACCCGCACCGGGCGGCGTTCGTGGGCCTCGCCCGCGAGGTGAAGGCCTGGGCGCGGGCGCGCGGCCTGGACTCCGCACCGTGCGGCGGGCTGCCGGGCCTCGCCTGGTCGGTGCTCGCGGCCCGTACCGCCCACGAGTCGGGCGACCTGCCTCCGCTCCCCCTGCTCAGGCACTTCTTCGCGTCCTGGGCCACCTGGGACTGGGAGCGCCCGGTCGGCCCCGCCACGGCCCCCGACACCGGTGGGCTTCCCGTCACCGTGCTGACCCCGACCGCCCCCGTCCGCTCCTGCACCGCACAGGTCTCCCCGGCCGGCCGCGACCTCCTCACCGAGGAACTCTTCCGCGCCTGGGAGATCCTGGAGTCCGCCGACGACACCGGCCCCGTACCGCACGCCCTGCTCCGCACCCCGCCGCCGCTGCACACGCAGCACACTGCCTGGGCTCTCGCCTCCGTACGGCCCGGGCCCGACGAGGGGCGGCTGCGCGGCCGTCTCCTCTCCCTGGCCGCCGCCCTCGCCGGGGCGGGTGCCCCGGACTCCCGCATCTGGCCGCGCCCTCTCACCGCCGACGGCCTGGTGGGATACGCGATCGGCCTGGGCGCCACACCGCCCGACGGGCACCGGCTGGCGGAGATCAGGACGGAGATTCTGCGCGGCATCCCGGACGCCTCTCTGACCCGGGTGGAGATTTCCGGTCTCCGGTCGGCAGGAGACCCGGCGTTCGCCCTCTGA
- a CDS encoding SNF2-related protein — MPRTNLLIADDVGLGKTIEAGLVMQELMLRHRARTMLIVCPSGLTLQWQDEMRDKFGLDFRIVNSALRRAWSPPNCTPRPATTTSSPPVSHPSRVWSTTICAANRWCSRPVPWSWCAPATAATRARTTPRRSWRRRSSSTPSLPCASPPARRRARPLGSGRQSPPQSC, encoded by the coding sequence ATGCCGCGGACGAATCTGCTGATCGCCGACGACGTCGGCCTCGGCAAGACCATCGAGGCCGGTCTGGTCATGCAGGAGCTCATGCTCCGCCACCGGGCCCGCACCATGCTGATCGTCTGTCCTTCCGGCCTGACCCTTCAGTGGCAGGACGAGATGCGGGACAAGTTCGGCCTGGACTTCCGCATCGTGAACAGCGCCCTGAGGCGGGCGTGGTCACCGCCGAACTGCACGCCTCGGCCGGCAACGACGACGAGCTCGCCGCCCGTGTCGCACCCTTCGCGGGTCTGGTCGACGACGATCTGCGCGGCGAACCGATGGTGTTCCCGGCCGGTTCCATGGTCATGGTGCGCTCCGGCAACCGCCGCAACACGGGCACGCACTACACCCCGAAGAAGCTGGCGGAGGAGGTCGTCGAGCACACCCTCGCTCCCCTGTGCTTCTCCCCCGGCCCGGCGGAGGGCGCGGCCTCTGGGGTCTGGAAGGCAAAGCCCGCCGCAGAGCTGCTGA
- a CDS encoding type IIL restriction-modification enzyme MmeI, translated as MGNPPFIGGQKLTGALGTDYREYLVNRLGGGQRGSADLCAYFLLRNLALAPGRRTGIIATNTIAQGDTREVGLDQATAAGWTVYRAIKSQPWPGTAALEVSLLWLGGSAGKDEQPVLDGDEVRGITPGLDPRSRVSGKPYRLAANAGQSFQGSNVLGKGFVLQPEVAQALIEKDPRNKDVLFPYLNGEDLNSRPDCSASRWVINFHGWSEEKAATYEDVFAIVERDVKPVRLANNRKVYRDFWWQYGEKRPAMVRTISDLDRVIVIALVSKTAVPVRQATTQVFSHMLGVFATDSAAQLALLSGSLHYWWAVQHGSSLKGDLRYTPSDVYDTFPKPRETNRLATAGDTLEKIQRDAMASQAIGLTKLYNAIHAGAAHSASAEAVRQAHVEVDEAVAEACGWTDLNLRHGIHETRQGTRFTISPDAQVEVLDRLLELNHARYKEEQEAGLHVPGAKKKAAPKRAPKPKAEPKPEDGIQDGFF; from the coding sequence GTGGGGAACCCGCCGTTCATCGGCGGCCAGAAGCTGACCGGTGCGCTGGGCACGGACTACCGCGAATACTTGGTCAACCGACTGGGCGGAGGGCAGCGGGGCAGCGCGGACCTGTGCGCGTACTTCCTGCTGCGGAACCTGGCGCTGGCGCCGGGGCGGCGTACGGGGATCATCGCGACGAACACGATCGCGCAGGGCGATACCCGGGAGGTCGGGCTGGACCAGGCGACGGCTGCCGGGTGGACGGTGTACCGGGCGATCAAGTCGCAGCCCTGGCCGGGGACGGCGGCGCTGGAAGTCTCGCTGCTGTGGCTGGGCGGAAGCGCGGGCAAGGACGAGCAGCCGGTGCTGGACGGGGACGAGGTGCGGGGGATCACGCCGGGGCTCGACCCTCGGTCGCGGGTGAGCGGGAAGCCGTATCGGCTGGCGGCGAACGCGGGGCAGTCGTTCCAGGGGTCGAACGTCCTGGGAAAGGGGTTCGTACTCCAGCCGGAGGTGGCCCAGGCGCTGATCGAGAAGGACCCGCGCAACAAGGACGTGCTGTTCCCGTACCTCAACGGGGAGGACCTGAACTCACGGCCGGACTGCTCGGCCAGCCGGTGGGTGATCAACTTCCACGGGTGGTCGGAGGAGAAGGCGGCAACATACGAGGACGTGTTCGCGATCGTGGAGCGGGACGTCAAGCCGGTGCGTCTTGCGAACAACCGCAAGGTGTACCGGGACTTCTGGTGGCAATACGGCGAGAAGCGCCCCGCCATGGTGAGGACGATCTCCGACCTGGATCGAGTCATCGTGATCGCCTTGGTGAGCAAGACGGCAGTACCCGTGCGCCAAGCCACCACCCAGGTCTTCTCGCACATGCTCGGCGTGTTTGCCACCGACTCGGCTGCCCAGCTAGCCCTACTCTCGGGCTCGCTGCACTATTGGTGGGCGGTGCAACACGGCTCCAGCCTGAAAGGCGACCTCCGCTACACGCCTTCAGACGTTTACGACACCTTCCCCAAGCCGCGCGAGACCAATCGCTTGGCCACAGCCGGTGACACTCTCGAGAAGATCCAGCGCGACGCCATGGCCAGCCAGGCCATTGGCTTGACGAAGCTCTACAACGCCATCCACGCCGGGGCTGCGCACTCCGCCTCCGCCGAAGCTGTGCGCCAGGCCCACGTAGAAGTGGACGAAGCTGTCGCCGAAGCGTGCGGCTGGACCGACCTTAACTTGCGCCATGGGATACACGAGACGCGCCAGGGCACCCGATTCACCATCTCGCCCGATGCCCAGGTTGAAGTCTTGGACCGCCTCCTAGAGCTGAACCACGCTCGCTACAAGGAAGAACAGGAAGCCGGGCTTCACGTGCCGGGCGCGAAGAAGAAGGCCGCCCCCAAGCGGGCGCCGAAGCCGAAGGCAGAGCCCAAGCCGGAGGACGGCATCCAGGACGGGTTCTTCTGA
- a CDS encoding DUF397 domain-containing protein, giving the protein MISETSAGGAPRLEWFKSSYSDSSNSNECVEVATTPDVVLVRDSKNAQGARLAFASGAWAGFVSYAAGR; this is encoded by the coding sequence ATGATCAGCGAGACCTCTGCCGGAGGCGCTCCCCGGCTGGAGTGGTTCAAGAGCAGCTACAGCGACAGCAGCAACAGCAATGAATGCGTTGAGGTCGCGACCACCCCAGACGTAGTGCTCGTGCGCGATTCCAAGAACGCGCAGGGGGCCCGGCTCGCTTTCGCATCAGGCGCTTGGGCGGGCTTCGTCTCGTACGCCGCCGGGCGCTGA
- a CDS encoding helix-turn-helix domain-containing protein — translation MSVDETGTEPGDAGADEPGWDVDPDDESGAAVVAAVGRQIKAWREAAGLRAGEFGTAIGYGEDQVYKVEGGRRIPRPEFLDKADEVLGAGGKIAAMKQDVAEVRYPRKIRELAKMEERAVELSAYGSHNLHGLLQTEEYARALFGMRRPAFSQDEVERLVAARVARQSIFDRSPGPELSFVQEEVTLRRHLGGRMVLRRQLERLLEVGQLRNVEIQVMPTGRDDHAGMGGEMQVLKFKDGSAVGRSEGDFGSRPVSDPKHLRIVELRCGIIRAQALTPRESLAFIEQVLGET, via the coding sequence ATGAGCGTGGATGAGACCGGTACGGAGCCCGGTGACGCCGGGGCGGACGAGCCGGGTTGGGACGTCGATCCCGATGACGAGTCGGGGGCGGCCGTGGTCGCGGCGGTGGGGCGCCAGATCAAGGCGTGGCGGGAGGCGGCGGGGCTGCGGGCCGGCGAGTTCGGGACCGCGATCGGGTACGGGGAGGACCAGGTCTACAAGGTGGAGGGCGGCCGCCGCATCCCTCGCCCGGAGTTCCTGGACAAGGCGGACGAGGTGCTGGGGGCGGGCGGGAAGATCGCCGCGATGAAGCAGGACGTGGCCGAGGTCCGGTACCCGAGGAAGATTCGGGAGCTGGCGAAGATGGAGGAGCGGGCGGTCGAGCTCTCGGCGTACGGGAGCCACAATCTCCACGGTCTGTTGCAGACGGAGGAGTACGCCCGGGCGTTGTTCGGGATGAGGCGGCCCGCCTTCTCGCAGGACGAAGTGGAGAGGCTAGTGGCTGCTCGTGTGGCTCGGCAGTCCATCTTCGACCGCTCTCCCGGCCCGGAGCTCAGCTTTGTCCAGGAAGAGGTGACGCTGAGACGCCACCTTGGGGGCAGAATGGTGTTGCGCCGACAGCTCGAACGCCTCTTGGAGGTAGGGCAGTTGCGTAATGTCGAGATCCAGGTGATGCCGACCGGCCGCGATGATCACGCCGGAATGGGCGGGGAGATGCAGGTGTTGAAGTTCAAGGACGGCTCGGCGGTGGGGCGCTCCGAAGGCGACTTCGGCAGTCGCCCGGTCTCTGACCCGAAGCATCTCCGGATCGTTGAGTTGCGGTGTGGCATCATCCGGGCTCAGGCTCTCACCCCCCGGGAGTCGCTGGCCTTCATCGAGCAAGTGCTGGGAGAGACATGA
- a CDS encoding ATP-binding protein, whose amino-acid sequence MNQHITRTEHSAPVRQFTVSLSPTRRGARLARLLATAHLGDWGIVCEPAAHIVAELAANAAVHGRVPGRDFRLGLTAHRDELLRIEVTDTRGEQLPVVSTPDQYAESGRGLLIVEALADRWGIDVGPVPRKTIWAELDLVPRPLHRVAETRDPVSHVPAFHDA is encoded by the coding sequence GTGAACCAACACATCACCCGAACCGAACATTCCGCTCCCGTCCGGCAGTTCACCGTCTCGCTCTCCCCCACCCGGCGGGGCGCCAGGCTCGCCCGGCTCCTGGCCACGGCGCATCTGGGCGATTGGGGGATCGTCTGCGAACCGGCCGCGCACATCGTCGCCGAGCTGGCCGCCAACGCCGCCGTCCACGGCCGCGTACCCGGCCGGGACTTCCGACTCGGCCTCACTGCCCACCGCGACGAGCTCCTGCGGATCGAGGTGACCGACACCCGGGGCGAGCAACTGCCCGTCGTGTCCACCCCCGACCAGTACGCGGAGAGCGGGCGCGGCCTGCTGATCGTCGAGGCGCTAGCCGACCGGTGGGGCATCGATGTAGGGCCCGTCCCGCGCAAGACGATCTGGGCCGAACTCGACCTCGTACCGCGACCGCTCCACCGGGTCGCGGAAACCCGCGACCCGGTGAGCCACGTCCCCGCGTTCCACGACGCATAA
- a CDS encoding helix-turn-helix domain-containing protein, with product MDTPQITAPSRAPSPVPGDTTPSPGVIHISFRHAAGFTVIGNHLAQHRGLSLAAIGLAAHIQSLPAGARIGIKRLAERFPESETRVAAALRELEAHGYLHRSRVRLADGRIITRTVSYNQPSADASTVAAPQPRTRRSTPAAPLPTPQPPREAAPEPRPAPPPAPAPQPQPTPVLVPAPTARTTPPPPLPRPRELTPELQRVATALLADLRRHAPQLVLSENDIHTLTPGVATWLERDAHPDTISRTLTTDLPSPLKRPAKLLRHRITALLPPPLPGAQDAVALARPGVIVIPLQNCDHCDRAFRSRHPGHCRDCRTDLHTAA from the coding sequence ATGGATACCCCGCAGATTACCGCGCCCTCGCGCGCCCCGTCCCCCGTACCCGGAGACACCACACCGTCACCCGGTGTCATCCACATCAGCTTCCGGCACGCCGCAGGCTTCACCGTCATCGGCAACCACCTCGCCCAGCACCGCGGACTCTCCCTCGCCGCGATCGGGCTCGCCGCCCACATCCAGTCGCTGCCCGCCGGAGCCAGGATCGGCATCAAGCGCCTCGCCGAACGCTTCCCCGAGAGCGAGACCCGCGTCGCCGCCGCCCTGCGCGAGCTCGAAGCCCACGGCTACCTCCACCGCAGCCGCGTACGCCTCGCCGACGGCCGCATCATCACCCGCACCGTCTCGTACAACCAGCCGAGCGCCGACGCGTCCACCGTCGCAGCGCCGCAGCCGCGGACCAGGCGCAGCACACCGGCAGCCCCGCTGCCCACCCCACAGCCACCACGCGAGGCCGCCCCCGAACCACGCCCCGCACCACCCCCGGCACCCGCGCCGCAGCCTCAACCCACCCCCGTCCTCGTCCCGGCCCCCACCGCGCGCACGACGCCGCCTCCGCCGCTCCCCCGGCCGCGGGAGCTCACGCCGGAACTCCAGCGCGTGGCCACCGCCCTCCTCGCCGACCTGCGCCGCCACGCACCTCAACTCGTCCTCTCCGAGAACGACATCCACACCCTCACCCCCGGCGTCGCCACCTGGCTCGAACGCGACGCCCACCCCGACACCATCAGCCGCACCCTCACCACCGACCTCCCGAGCCCTCTGAAACGCCCGGCCAAACTCCTGCGCCACCGCATCACGGCACTCCTGCCACCACCGCTGCCGGGAGCCCAGGACGCCGTCGCACTCGCACGCCCCGGCGTCATCGTCATTCCGCTCCAGAACTGCGACCACTGCGACCGCGCCTTCCGCTCCCGCCACCCCGGCCACTGCCGCGACTGCCGGACGGACCTCCACACAGCCGCCTGA
- a CDS encoding Panacea domain-containing protein, which produces MATVHDVAAYILVKAAPMSAMKLQKLCYFSYGYHLAWEDRPLFAERFEAWANGPVAPELYSKHRGRFELKRGDIEGDPAEMDDQERESVDIVLENMRVYSAHELSEMTHRTGPWVEARGRAQAPDLVRSNEPLLDEDIADFFGALAEHEEHNG; this is translated from the coding sequence ATGGCAACCGTGCACGACGTAGCCGCGTACATCCTGGTGAAGGCCGCACCGATGTCGGCCATGAAGCTGCAGAAGCTCTGCTATTTCTCCTACGGCTATCACCTGGCCTGGGAGGACCGCCCGCTGTTTGCCGAGCGTTTCGAGGCGTGGGCCAACGGGCCTGTCGCGCCGGAGCTGTACAGCAAGCACCGTGGCCGCTTCGAGCTGAAGCGCGGGGACATCGAGGGTGACCCGGCGGAGATGGACGACCAGGAGCGGGAATCGGTCGACATCGTGCTGGAGAACATGCGCGTGTACTCCGCACATGAGCTCTCCGAGATGACCCATCGGACCGGCCCGTGGGTCGAAGCCCGCGGCCGGGCCCAGGCGCCGGATCTGGTGCGGAGCAACGAGCCGTTGCTCGATGAGGACATCGCCGACTTCTTCGGCGCGCTGGCCGAGCACGAGGAGCACAACGGCTGA
- a CDS encoding DUF1998 domain-containing protein — protein MAQQRGRGQVVHLAELRSATMVLGLDHWELLQATQLTEDRLLAAVRRRLGPQVTTLRTPPQMQESSDPFGEWTRVGVPVALFPRWLRCSREQCNQLSPASSGLFELEEHFFRPENTRYVHTCFGTGRRRPTAVPARFLIACPAGHMDDFPWQYFVHRGGTPAHDCTLSLVERGTTGEAANIFVQCSCPNVADRSMAEAMGKRGEQELPACRGHHPHLGTFDTCGENVRTIALGATNSWFASQLRVFSLPRADEPLTQAVWEHWEFLAPLSGIPAEAARMLLPTQACWPVLEEYGVDKVWKAVTEEAATSSAVPGVNPEPDDEGFDLATPEWEAFTAPHRYELPDFTTEPEKVPATAARWRVRVILVHRLREVSALTGFTRIDAPEWMPQDDDPTIKAAPLTKEPPTWVPCAELRGEGVFLAFREERLSEWEKRPEVVAREKVLKAAHVTWCLARGLEPQWPGIRYVLLHTFAHVLIRGFALECGYGASGIAERVYARSGKHPMAGILLYTAAPDSEGTLGGLVSLGGKDRLGPVIDQALEEARLCSSDPMCAEHDPRVHGRLHGAACHACLFAAETSCERGNHYLDRALLVETLAGDLGAFLA, from the coding sequence ATAGCGCAGCAGAGAGGACGTGGCCAGGTCGTTCACCTGGCTGAACTCCGCAGCGCCACGATGGTGCTGGGGCTGGACCACTGGGAGCTCCTGCAGGCGACCCAGCTCACCGAGGACCGCTTGCTCGCCGCCGTACGCAGGCGCCTGGGCCCCCAGGTGACCACGCTGCGGACTCCGCCACAGATGCAGGAGAGCTCCGATCCCTTCGGCGAATGGACCCGAGTCGGTGTCCCGGTGGCGCTCTTCCCCCGCTGGCTGCGCTGTTCACGCGAGCAGTGCAACCAGCTGTCACCCGCCTCCTCCGGACTCTTCGAGCTGGAAGAGCACTTCTTCCGCCCGGAGAACACCCGCTACGTCCACACCTGTTTCGGTACCGGTCGGCGTCGTCCCACAGCGGTGCCCGCCCGCTTCCTGATCGCCTGTCCCGCCGGCCATATGGACGACTTCCCCTGGCAGTACTTCGTCCACCGGGGCGGCACACCCGCTCACGACTGCACGCTCAGTCTGGTCGAACGGGGCACGACGGGCGAGGCCGCCAACATCTTCGTCCAGTGCTCATGCCCGAACGTGGCCGACCGTTCGATGGCCGAGGCCATGGGCAAGCGGGGCGAGCAGGAGCTCCCCGCGTGCCGGGGGCACCATCCCCATCTGGGGACCTTCGACACATGCGGCGAAAACGTCCGCACCATCGCCCTCGGAGCCACCAACAGCTGGTTCGCCTCCCAGCTGAGGGTCTTCAGCCTGCCCCGTGCCGACGAACCGCTGACACAGGCGGTGTGGGAGCACTGGGAGTTCCTCGCCCCGCTGTCCGGCATCCCTGCCGAGGCAGCCAGGATGCTGCTGCCCACACAAGCCTGCTGGCCGGTGCTGGAGGAGTACGGGGTGGACAAGGTGTGGAAGGCGGTCACCGAGGAGGCTGCCACCTCCAGCGCTGTGCCCGGTGTCAATCCCGAACCCGATGACGAGGGATTCGACCTGGCGACGCCCGAATGGGAGGCATTCACCGCGCCTCATCGCTACGAGCTGCCTGACTTCACCACAGAGCCCGAGAAGGTACCCGCCACCGCGGCCCGGTGGCGGGTACGGGTCATCCTCGTTCATCGTCTGCGCGAAGTTTCGGCACTCACAGGATTCACCCGGATCGACGCCCCGGAATGGATGCCGCAGGATGACGACCCCACCATCAAGGCCGCTCCCCTCACCAAGGAACCGCCGACCTGGGTCCCCTGCGCCGAACTGCGCGGCGAGGGCGTGTTCCTTGCATTCCGGGAGGAGCGTCTGAGCGAGTGGGAAAAGCGCCCGGAAGTAGTCGCACGCGAGAAGGTACTGAAAGCCGCACACGTGACCTGGTGTCTCGCACGCGGACTTGAGCCCCAGTGGCCCGGTATCCGATACGTGCTCCTCCATACGTTCGCTCACGTTCTCATCCGCGGCTTCGCCCTGGAGTGCGGTTACGGGGCTTCCGGCATCGCGGAGCGTGTGTACGCACGCTCCGGCAAGCACCCCATGGCCGGCATCCTTCTCTACACCGCGGCCCCGGACAGCGAGGGCACCCTGGGAGGCCTGGTCTCTCTGGGTGGGAAGGACCGGCTCGGACCCGTCATCGACCAGGCCCTCGAAGAAGCCCGGCTCTGCAGCTCCGATCCGATGTGCGCGGAACACGACCCCCGGGTGCACGGACGCCTGCACGGGGCAGCCTGTCATGCCTGCCTCTTCGCCGCCGAGACCTCGTGCGAGCGTGGCAATCACTACCTGGACCGTGCGCTGCTCGTCGAGACACTGGCCGGCGATCTCGGTGCGTTCCTCGCATGA
- the drmC gene encoding DISARM system phospholipase D-like protein DrmC, whose protein sequence is MTDRLPALLAALGRRLPAERLADLLHHLNAAEGPDSPLLDRWSANHPAAGLSVQLSTLRKAWRDESPQLPGSALALSLATAAAAEENTDPPAELVVSGPTSPAVPVRLTSGIAVDVIRSARESLLIASFAAYGITEIVTELRAASERNVRIDLLLEESTAAARAFGPLGDQVRIWHRAGGTDRTSLHAKVIAADRHTALLGSANLTGRGLSRNIEIGVILRDSRAVGRLVDHLRWLTGPEGLLRRS, encoded by the coding sequence ATGACCGACCGGCTGCCGGCCCTTCTCGCAGCCCTCGGCCGACGCCTCCCGGCCGAGCGGCTGGCCGATCTCCTGCATCACCTCAACGCGGCTGAGGGACCGGACAGCCCACTGCTCGACCGCTGGTCCGCCAACCATCCGGCAGCCGGCCTCTCGGTCCAGTTGAGCACGCTCCGCAAGGCATGGCGGGACGAGTCACCTCAACTGCCCGGGTCAGCTCTCGCTCTTTCCCTGGCCACGGCAGCCGCAGCCGAGGAAAACACGGACCCACCTGCTGAGCTCGTGGTGAGCGGTCCGACAAGCCCAGCGGTCCCGGTCCGCCTGACGAGCGGCATCGCCGTCGACGTCATACGTTCCGCCCGCGAATCCCTGCTCATAGCAAGCTTCGCGGCCTACGGCATCACCGAGATCGTGACGGAACTCCGCGCAGCCTCCGAGCGGAACGTCCGCATCGATCTGCTCCTGGAAGAATCGACTGCGGCAGCACGCGCCTTCGGTCCGCTCGGAGATCAAGTCCGGATCTGGCACCGTGCCGGCGGCACCGACCGCACGAGTCTTCACGCGAAGGTCATCGCCGCAGACCGCCACACGGCACTGCTGGGCAGCGCGAACCTCACAGGTCGCGGCCTCAGCCGCAACATCGAGATCGGTGTCATCCTGCGTGACTCACGGGCGGTGGGCAGGCTGGTCGACCACCTGCGCTGGCTGACCGGCCCGGAGGGACTTCTCCGCAGATCCTGA
- a CDS encoding GNAT family N-acetyltransferase: MPARTTAPWTLRPALPEDIEALAELRAVVMRPDLERLGRYDEHRVRQRLRDGYVPQHTSVVVVDGELAGCVTLRPADGGLWLENFYLSPALQGRGTGTAVLRSLLARADEAGATVRLDVLQGSAARALYERHGFTEERQDPIDVFMVRTPVR, translated from the coding sequence ATGCCCGCACGTACCACCGCGCCCTGGACCCTGCGCCCCGCCCTGCCCGAGGACATCGAGGCCCTGGCCGAACTCAGGGCCGTGGTGATGCGCCCCGACCTGGAGCGACTCGGGCGTTACGACGAGCACCGCGTACGGCAGCGGCTGCGGGACGGTTACGTACCGCAGCACACCTCGGTGGTGGTCGTGGACGGCGAGCTCGCCGGCTGCGTCACCCTGCGCCCGGCCGACGGCGGGCTGTGGCTGGAGAACTTCTACCTCTCCCCCGCGCTCCAGGGGCGCGGCACAGGCACCGCGGTGCTCCGCTCGCTGCTCGCGCGGGCCGACGAGGCGGGCGCGACCGTGCGGCTGGACGTGCTCCAGGGCAGCGCCGCCCGCGCGCTCTACGAACGGCACGGGTTCACCGAGGAGCGCCAGGACCCGATCGATGTGTTCATGGTGCGTACACCCGTGCGTTGA